One region of Phycisphaerae bacterium genomic DNA includes:
- a CDS encoding aldehyde dehydrogenase family protein → MATISGLLPEVQAFLLQDPIPMFVGGRWIEAADGGVLQTIDPGDGSPLATVAEGKAADVDKAVQAAREAFRKSGWATMPANERAVFLHRLADLVDQNRATLAQLESLDVGKPLSQAAGFDVPNVAQTLRWYADLMVRTRRSELIAVSGFEARQVRFPYGVAAFILPWNFPLLLVGWNLSPALAAGNTAVIKPAEDTPLSTLYFCKLVEQAGIPAGVVNVVPGYGHTAGKALAEHPGINRMGFTGSPEVGRLIASACGNNLVPVKLELGGKGAAVVFDDVDPAVVAQKLVAAVTLNTGQVCCTATRWLIHEKIWNPFVKIAREAMQQIKIGHGLAPSTQMGPAVSEKQRQRILGYLEKGKAQGAEFVLSGGPATVTEHPEGFYVKPCMLTGDPDNVCAREEIFGPVSFLMKFSEEEEAVELVNRSNYGLANSVWSADLKRANRVAEALVAGNSWINGHNLFPHGVPYAGCNLSGCGGGVLGPETLFDYLRPQSVVRALS, encoded by the coding sequence ATGGCAACGATCAGCGGATTGCTCCCTGAGGTGCAGGCCTTTCTGTTGCAGGATCCGATTCCGATGTTCGTCGGCGGGCGGTGGATTGAGGCAGCCGACGGCGGCGTCCTGCAGACAATCGATCCCGGCGACGGCTCACCCTTGGCAACTGTGGCCGAGGGCAAGGCGGCCGACGTCGACAAGGCTGTCCAGGCGGCTCGCGAGGCGTTCCGCAAGAGCGGTTGGGCCACGATGCCGGCCAACGAGCGGGCCGTGTTTCTGCATCGACTGGCCGACCTGGTAGACCAGAATCGGGCAACGCTCGCCCAACTTGAATCGCTTGATGTCGGCAAGCCCCTGTCGCAGGCGGCGGGTTTCGACGTGCCTAACGTTGCTCAGACGCTTCGCTGGTACGCCGATCTGATGGTTCGCACGCGGCGAAGCGAGCTGATTGCCGTCTCCGGCTTTGAGGCCCGACAAGTGCGGTTTCCCTACGGTGTGGCGGCGTTTATCTTGCCGTGGAACTTTCCGCTGCTGCTGGTGGGGTGGAACCTTTCGCCAGCGCTGGCGGCGGGCAACACAGCGGTGATCAAGCCGGCCGAGGACACACCGCTGAGCACGTTGTACTTCTGCAAGCTCGTCGAGCAGGCGGGTATCCCCGCGGGGGTCGTGAACGTGGTTCCGGGCTACGGCCACACGGCCGGCAAAGCCCTGGCCGAGCACCCGGGTATCAACCGCATGGGCTTCACGGGCTCGCCCGAGGTGGGCCGCCTGATCGCCTCCGCTTGCGGCAACAACCTCGTTCCCGTCAAGCTTGAACTGGGTGGGAAGGGGGCTGCCGTGGTGTTTGACGATGTGGATCCGGCTGTTGTCGCTCAGAAACTGGTCGCGGCCGTGACCCTCAACACCGGCCAGGTCTGCTGCACCGCCACACGGTGGCTGATCCACGAGAAGATCTGGAACCCGTTCGTGAAGATCGCTCGCGAGGCCATGCAGCAGATCAAGATCGGCCACGGCCTGGCTCCGTCAACCCAGATGGGCCCGGCGGTCAGCGAGAAGCAGCGGCAACGGATTCTCGGATACCTCGAAAAGGGCAAGGCCCAAGGAGCGGAGTTCGTTCTCTCTGGCGGACCAGCGACGGTTACCGAGCACCCTGAGGGCTTCTATGTCAAGCCATGCATGCTCACCGGTGATCCAGATAACGTCTGTGCTCGCGAAGAGATCTTCGGCCCCGTTTCGTTCCTGATGAAGTTCAGCGAAGAGGAGGAGGCCGTCGAGCTGGTCAATCGGTCCAATTATGGTCTGGCCAACAGCGTCTGGTCCGCTGACCTGAAGCGGGCCAATCGCGTGGCCGAGGCCTTGGTCGCGGGCAACAGTTGGATCAATGGTCACAATCTGTTTCCGCACGGCGTGCCCTATGCAGGCTGCAACCTCTCCGGTTGTGGCGGGGGCGTGCTGGGACCCGAGACCCTGTTCGATTATCTGCGGCCGCAGTCGGTGGTGCGGGCGCTGTCGTAG
- a CDS encoding sodium:solute symporter family protein, giving the protein MSNFTWIDGSIVGVYLLATMAAGIAVRRYVGKVEHFLVAGREMNLYLGIASLAATEFGIVTCMYTAQLGYEAGFAGATPGILYAAAMLLVGLTGFCIKPLRDAGVITIPELFQNRYGSRVRWLSGVVIVLGGLLNMGVFLRMGGDFLVQVCGLEVRHLVPMMGMLLAAVAIYTILGGMLSVLVTDFLQFIVMSAGLLIVTLLTLHNVGWSKLVETVNTHYGAGGFNPLVHPKMGIDYVVYNGVVNLAAVLTWQTIIQRLLAAKDTRTGRRIYTHTSFFFVCRFLIPAIWGIAALSIMAPDQLAGIFPEVDQVRRSLLAMPRYLSTAVPWGLMGLLVAAMLAADMSTDSAYMLTWGGVIYNDILAPFRRNWTERKGILINRAIIASIGVFLFFFGLYYDLKGDVWTYLTVTGSIYLSSMSVLLIACCYWKRANSWGAMAAIVVGAIVPITLLVLQQTDRYKPFCDEWQYVLGAMTYATAGAAMIIGSLLKPRGTVTSGAGE; this is encoded by the coding sequence ATGAGCAACTTCACTTGGATTGACGGAAGCATTGTCGGCGTGTATCTGCTCGCGACAATGGCGGCAGGCATCGCCGTCCGCAGGTACGTCGGCAAGGTGGAACACTTTTTGGTCGCCGGGCGAGAGATGAATCTCTATCTCGGCATCGCTTCGCTGGCCGCGACCGAATTCGGCATCGTGACGTGCATGTACACCGCCCAGCTCGGCTACGAGGCGGGCTTTGCCGGAGCAACGCCGGGCATTCTGTACGCTGCGGCCATGCTGCTGGTCGGCCTGACCGGCTTCTGCATCAAGCCGCTGCGGGACGCCGGCGTGATCACCATCCCGGAATTATTCCAGAACCGCTACGGCTCCCGCGTCCGCTGGCTCAGCGGCGTTGTCATCGTGCTGGGCGGTTTGCTCAATATGGGCGTGTTCCTGCGAATGGGCGGCGACTTCCTGGTCCAGGTCTGCGGGCTCGAAGTACGCCACCTTGTGCCGATGATGGGCATGTTGCTGGCCGCCGTTGCCATCTATACGATACTCGGAGGCATGCTCTCGGTGCTGGTTACCGACTTCCTACAGTTCATCGTGATGAGCGCGGGCCTCCTGATCGTCACCCTGCTCACCCTTCACAACGTCGGCTGGAGCAAACTGGTTGAGACGGTCAACACGCACTACGGTGCCGGCGGCTTCAACCCGCTCGTGCACCCCAAGATGGGCATCGACTACGTAGTGTACAACGGCGTTGTCAACCTGGCCGCCGTCCTGACCTGGCAGACCATCATCCAACGACTCCTGGCCGCGAAGGACACCCGTACCGGCCGCCGCATCTACACCCACACGAGCTTTTTCTTCGTCTGTCGATTCCTCATCCCGGCGATCTGGGGAATCGCCGCCCTCTCCATCATGGCCCCGGACCAGTTGGCGGGGATCTTTCCCGAAGTCGACCAGGTTCGCCGATCTCTTCTGGCCATGCCGCGATATCTCAGCACTGCCGTGCCATGGGGACTCATGGGCCTTTTGGTAGCCGCCATGCTCGCCGCGGACATGTCCACCGACTCGGCCTACATGCTGACGTGGGGCGGCGTGATCTACAACGATATTCTGGCTCCCTTCCGCCGCAACTGGACGGAGCGGAAAGGTATTCTCATTAATCGTGCAATCATCGCCTCCATCGGCGTGTTTCTGTTCTTCTTCGGACTCTATTACGACCTCAAGGGAGACGTGTGGACTTACCTGACGGTCACGGGGAGTATCTACCTGTCCAGTATGTCCGTCCTGCTGATTGCGTGCTGCTATTGGAAGCGGGCCAACAGTTGGGGAGCCATGGCGGCCATTGTCGTAGGGGCCATCGTGCCCATCACATTGCTGGTCCTCCAACAAACGGACCGGTACAAGCCGTTTTGCGACGAGTGGCAATATGTGCTGGGCGCGATGACGTACGCGACTGCGGGGGCGGCAATGATCATCGGTTCGCTGCTGAAGCCCCGAGGCACGGTTACGTCGGGGGCCGGGGAGTAA
- a CDS encoding DUF5615 family PIN-like protein, whose amino-acid sequence MSLIRIWLDEDVRPLLGAVLRERGYDAVSAVELGRLSIPDADHFEYCAANGQALLTFNIRDFVPLARRAIEEDRHFSRLIVSERLPFSQLWRRTLRLVGTLQGEQLADRMIWLADYR is encoded by the coding sequence ATGAGCCTCATCCGGATTTGGCTGGACGAGGATGTTCGTCCCTTGCTCGGTGCGGTATTGCGTGAACGCGGCTACGATGCAGTAAGCGCCGTCGAGCTCGGACGTCTGTCGATACCCGATGCCGATCATTTTGAGTATTGTGCAGCTAACGGACAGGCCCTGCTGACATTCAACATCCGCGACTTCGTGCCTTTGGCGCGGAGGGCGATCGAAGAGGACAGGCACTTCTCGCGACTTATTGTCAGCGAGCGGCTCCCGTTTTCGCAGTTATGGAGGCGCACCCTTCGGCTCGTGGGAACACTCCAAGGTGAACAGCTTGCTGATCGGATGATCTGGCTTGCCGATTATCGATGA
- a CDS encoding nitroreductase family protein → MDVHDAIRRRRSVRAYLPKPIPDDVMERLKQAIRFAPSACNYQPWHFIIVKDAHLREEIVRQSHKQKWMLDAPVFVVACGFPLQAYKAMGGYGNSADVDVAIALDHLTLAAVSEGLGTCWIGAFDEASVKKLLDIPAQAKVVAMITLGYPASPNLNYPLDESCRKPVSEIFSLDRYPAGSRTF, encoded by the coding sequence ATGGACGTTCATGATGCGATTCGACGGCGAAGAAGCGTGCGGGCCTATTTGCCCAAGCCGATTCCCGACGACGTGATGGAGCGGCTGAAGCAGGCGATCCGTTTCGCCCCCTCGGCGTGCAACTACCAGCCGTGGCATTTCATCATCGTCAAGGACGCCCATCTGCGGGAGGAGATCGTTCGCCAGTCGCACAAGCAGAAATGGATGCTCGATGCCCCTGTTTTCGTTGTTGCTTGCGGCTTCCCGCTTCAGGCCTACAAGGCCATGGGCGGCTACGGCAACAGCGCCGACGTGGACGTGGCTATCGCCCTGGATCACCTGACGCTCGCGGCCGTGAGCGAGGGGCTGGGTACCTGTTGGATCGGGGCGTTTGACGAGGCCAGCGTCAAGAAGCTGCTGGATATACCTGCGCAGGCCAAGGTGGTGGCGATGATCACGTTGGGCTACCCGGCGTCGCCGAATCTCAATTACCCGCTGGACGAATCCTGCCGCAAGCCGGTGTCAGAGATCTTCAGTCTGGATCGGTACCCGGCCGGAAGCCGGACGTTCTGA